Proteins from a single region of Caldisericia bacterium:
- a CDS encoding HD-GYP domain-containing protein — MKEVTRDILVGLKTLNYEKRLKDSLLNLARGITKIVELRDPSSKNHGETVAKLAYEVGKRMGLDEEKLDMLYIAALIHDIGKISISMEILNKPFKLREVEYEWVKQHTYYGYEYLKDLNFPLPIAEIILEHHERIDGSGYPKKLKGNEIMIEAKIIAVCEVFHAMISHKPYRPPHSIEETLDYIRSNRGILFDEKVVDTFFEVINEGILNR, encoded by the coding sequence TTGAAAGAAGTTACTAGAGATATCCTTGTTGGATTAAAAACTTTAAATTATGAAAAAAGATTAAAAGATTCTCTATTAAACCTTGCGAGAGGCATAACTAAAATAGTAGAATTAAGAGATCCAAGTTCAAAAAACCATGGAGAAACAGTTGCAAAACTTGCATATGAAGTTGGAAAAAGAATGGGCCTTGATGAAGAAAAATTAGATATGTTATACATTGCGGCATTAATTCATGATATAGGAAAAATTTCAATTTCTATGGAAATTTTAAACAAACCATTTAAATTAAGGGAAGTTGAATATGAATGGGTAAAACAACATACATATTATGGATATGAATATTTAAAAGATTTAAATTTCCCATTACCCATTGCTGAAATAATTCTTGAGCATCATGAAAGAATTGATGGTAGTGGCTATCCAAAAAAATTGAAAGGAAATGAAATTATGATTGAAGCAAAAATAATTGCTGTTTGTGAGGTTTTTCATGCCATGATATCACACAAACCCTATAGACCACCACACTCAATTGAGGAGACCCTTGACTATATTAGATCAAATAGAGGTATTCTTTTCGATGAAAAAGTAGTTGACACCTTTTTTGAAGTTATTAATGAAGGCATATTAAATAGATGA